From Endozoicomonas sp. 8E, the proteins below share one genomic window:
- the queF gene encoding NADPH-dependent 7-cyano-7-deazaguanine reductase QueF (Catalyzes the NADPH-dependent reduction of 7-cyano-7-deazaguanine (preQ0) to 7-aminomethyl-7-deazaguanine (preQ1) in queuosine biosynthesis), producing the protein MDQSEIMSELVNASPLGKNSEYQAEYNPEVLFPIPRREKQLELGLDPDNLPFVGSDVWFGYELSWLDAKGKPLAMIGRFELPCQSPCLIESKSFKLYLNSFNQTQFDSVAQVQAVMEKDLSRAAGAPVRVKLMTIAEMEAFGFKPAPGTGVDELDVVIDCYDYTPDLLQKAEGIREETIHSHLLKSNCPVTGQPDWGTVVVQYKGEAISHESFLKFICSFRGHQEFHEQCVERVFTEIQARFKMQSLTVYARYVRRGGLDINPWRSTDQAGQDDGRLIRQ; encoded by the coding sequence TTGGATCAGAGTGAAATTATGAGTGAATTAGTGAATGCTTCCCCGCTGGGGAAAAACAGTGAGTATCAGGCGGAGTATAATCCGGAAGTTTTGTTCCCTATTCCCCGCAGGGAGAAACAGTTGGAGTTAGGGCTGGACCCCGATAACCTCCCTTTTGTAGGCAGTGATGTCTGGTTTGGTTATGAGCTGTCCTGGCTTGACGCAAAGGGTAAGCCGTTGGCCATGATCGGTCGCTTTGAGCTGCCCTGCCAGTCTCCCTGCCTGATTGAATCCAAGTCCTTCAAGCTTTATCTGAACTCATTCAATCAGACTCAGTTTGATTCTGTAGCGCAGGTTCAGGCGGTTATGGAAAAGGATCTCAGCCGGGCTGCAGGTGCGCCGGTCAGGGTAAAGCTGATGACGATTGCTGAAATGGAAGCTTTCGGATTCAAACCGGCTCCCGGCACCGGAGTGGATGAGCTGGATGTGGTCATTGATTGCTATGACTATACACCTGATCTTTTGCAAAAGGCTGAAGGCATTCGGGAAGAAACTATCCATTCTCATCTGCTGAAGTCCAACTGTCCTGTGACCGGGCAGCCAGACTGGGGAACTGTGGTTGTCCAATATAAAGGAGAAGCCATTAGTCATGAGTCGTTTCTGAAGTTTATCTGTTCATTCCGTGGGCATCAGGAATTTCATGAGCAGTGTGTGGAAAGAGTGTTCACAGAAATACAGGCCCGTTTCAAAATGCAGTCTCTGACCGTCTATGCCCGCTATGTACGACGGGGGGGACTGGATATTAACCCATGGCGCAGCACTGATCAGGCCGGGCAGGATGATGGGCGTCTAATCAGGCAGTAA
- a CDS encoding ABC transporter permease, whose product MRIWPQTLLPPAITMSLYFVIFGAVIGSRVGEMGGFDYMTFVVPGLVMMAVITNSFTNVASSFFSNKFQKCVEELLVSPVPNWVILAGYTMGGVVRGLYVGVLVMLLGAFFVELQVHHILITLLAVFLTATLFALGGFINAVFARKFDDVAIIPTFVLTPLTYLGGVFYSIDVLPEPFRSISLLNPILYQVNAFRYGILGQDSGISLGWAFIVMVLAIVILAAWALHLLRVGKGLRN is encoded by the coding sequence ATGCGGATCTGGCCACAGACGCTATTGCCACCGGCGATCACCATGTCTTTGTATTTCGTTATTTTTGGTGCTGTGATTGGCTCCAGAGTGGGCGAAATGGGTGGCTTTGATTATATGACCTTTGTCGTACCGGGTCTGGTCATGATGGCGGTGATTACCAACAGCTTCACTAATGTGGCTTCCAGCTTTTTCAGTAACAAGTTTCAGAAGTGTGTTGAAGAGTTGCTGGTGTCGCCCGTACCGAACTGGGTGATTCTGGCCGGTTACACCATGGGGGGGGTTGTCAGGGGGCTCTACGTAGGTGTTCTGGTTATGCTGCTCGGCGCTTTCTTCGTAGAGCTACAGGTACATCATATTCTTATTACCCTGCTGGCTGTTTTCCTGACTGCAACTCTGTTTGCACTGGGTGGTTTCATCAATGCAGTGTTTGCCAGAAAGTTTGACGATGTGGCCATCATTCCGACCTTCGTACTGACGCCTCTGACTTATCTGGGGGGTGTTTTCTACTCGATAGACGTACTTCCAGAGCCATTTCGATCCATCTCGCTGCTGAATCCTATCCTGTATCAGGTGAATGCCTTTCGTTATGGAATCCTGGGACAGGACAGTGGTATCAGTTTAGGCTGGGCTTTTATTGTGATGGTACTGGCTATAGTAATACTGGCGGCATGGGCTCTCCACCTTCTGCGAGTCGGCAAAGGTCTTCGAAACTGA
- the rnd gene encoding ribonuclease D, which translates to MPIEHPDPIWVLDSESLNHYCQQWLELDAIALDTEFIRTDTFYPIPGLIQVGTGDRVFLIDPLSVQDWASFGRVLQSESVVKVLHACGEDLEVFNILTGCRPVALLDTQLAAAYAGLGHSLSYQNLLKALLEVDLPKDATRSDWLQRPLTEAQISYATLDVVHLLEAYELLLEELKGKPQLQWLKEDCYTLLSSPLFPVPSEIWKDVKRAWQLQPQQLAVLQKICEYRELEARKCNTPRNRIIAKGSLWPIARYMPDNIRSLSSIQDMRPKTLRKYGEIILNLVKQAKESPEADYPQPLPAPLPKATRDYGKLIKAWVTHKSDELNVPAELLFPGKMSNALLRQWQNSGRFSMPESIKGWRQWEIAEPLILAMKEYKEDQR; encoded by the coding sequence ATGCCTATTGAACATCCTGACCCCATCTGGGTCCTCGACAGCGAAAGCCTTAACCATTACTGCCAGCAGTGGCTTGAGCTGGATGCCATTGCATTGGATACAGAGTTTATTCGTACTGATACCTTTTATCCTATTCCCGGACTGATTCAGGTGGGTACCGGTGATAGGGTTTTCCTGATTGACCCACTCAGTGTTCAGGACTGGGCTTCCTTTGGCCGGGTTCTGCAATCCGAATCGGTCGTCAAAGTCCTTCACGCCTGCGGAGAAGATCTCGAAGTTTTCAATATTCTCACTGGCTGCCGCCCTGTTGCATTGCTGGATACACAGCTTGCTGCGGCCTATGCAGGACTGGGACATTCACTAAGCTACCAAAACTTGCTAAAGGCGCTTCTGGAAGTGGATCTGCCCAAGGATGCCACTCGCTCAGACTGGCTTCAGCGTCCACTGACTGAAGCCCAGATCAGCTATGCTACGCTCGATGTCGTTCACCTGCTGGAAGCTTATGAGCTATTACTCGAAGAACTGAAAGGCAAGCCTCAGTTGCAATGGCTTAAAGAGGATTGTTACACCTTACTCAGCTCGCCATTGTTTCCGGTCCCCAGCGAAATCTGGAAAGATGTTAAGCGCGCCTGGCAACTGCAACCTCAACAACTGGCGGTTTTACAGAAGATTTGTGAATACCGTGAACTGGAAGCACGCAAGTGTAATACACCGCGCAACCGGATCATCGCCAAGGGAAGTCTCTGGCCGATTGCCCGTTATATGCCAGACAATATACGTTCACTCTCTTCTATTCAGGACATGAGGCCCAAAACCCTGCGAAAATATGGCGAGATTATTCTGAATCTTGTCAAACAGGCTAAAGAGAGTCCGGAAGCAGACTATCCGCAACCGCTCCCTGCTCCTCTGCCGAAAGCCACCCGCGACTATGGCAAACTGATCAAGGCCTGGGTGACTCACAAATCCGATGAGCTGAATGTACCTGCAGAGCTGTTATTCCCGGGAAAAATGTCTAACGCACTCTTACGCCAGTGGCAAAACAGTGGCCGTTTTTCGATGCCTGAGAGCATTAAAGGTTGGCGACAGTGGGAAATTGCCGAACCCCTGATTCTGGCTATGAAAGAGTACAAAGAGGACCAGAGGTAA
- a CDS encoding YcgN family cysteine cluster protein has protein sequence MSISPLVSQSHDTVDSRYCDMTTPFWQTKPLEQMTPEEWESLCDGCGRCCLQKLEDEETGEVHNTSLACQLLDIHSCRCSDYEHRKEKVPQCLKLTAGDIPHFHWLPDTCAYRLLAEGKPLFDWHPLISGNPDSVHLAGISVRAFAQSETSVPEEDWEDYIIPMRPVES, from the coding sequence ATGAGCATTAGTCCGTTAGTTTCCCAGTCACACGACACTGTAGATAGCCGGTATTGCGATATGACAACACCTTTCTGGCAGACCAAACCCCTCGAACAGATGACCCCTGAAGAATGGGAGAGTCTTTGCGATGGCTGCGGTCGCTGCTGCCTGCAAAAGCTTGAAGATGAGGAGACTGGAGAGGTTCACAACACCTCACTGGCCTGCCAGCTGCTGGATATTCATAGCTGCCGGTGTTCAGACTATGAACACCGAAAGGAAAAGGTTCCTCAATGCCTGAAGCTAACTGCCGGTGATATTCCTCATTTCCACTGGTTGCCAGACACCTGTGCCTACCGACTCCTGGCCGAAGGTAAACCGCTCTTCGACTGGCACCCTCTGATATCGGGAAACCCGGACAGCGTTCACCTGGCAGGCATTTCCGTCAGGGCCTTTGCGCAATCAGAAACCTCGGTACCTGAAGAGGATTGGGAAGATTACATTATCCCCATGCGGCCTGTTGAGAGTTGA
- a CDS encoding YcgL domain-containing protein, which translates to MSKILASIFKSSKRNEMYLYVDKRDQLKKVPEALHQAFGKATHVMDMLLTPERKLAMADIEKVMSEIQEKGFYLQMPPAEEDYIQHLPEELLSFNDPV; encoded by the coding sequence ATGTCTAAAATTCTTGCTTCCATTTTCAAAAGCAGCAAACGCAACGAGATGTACCTCTACGTTGACAAGCGTGATCAACTGAAGAAAGTCCCTGAAGCCCTTCATCAGGCTTTCGGCAAAGCTACCCATGTGATGGATATGCTGCTGACACCTGAGCGCAAACTGGCCATGGCAGACATTGAAAAAGTGATGTCCGAGATTCAGGAAAAGGGGTTTTACCTGCAGATGCCTCCAGCCGAAGAAGACTATATACAACACCTTCCTGAAGAACTGCTGAGCTTTAACGACCCGGTATGA